The Corynebacterium coyleae genome segment CAGGGATTGTTCGGCGCGGCGCAGGGCGGTGTCGCGGTTGGGGCCCCAGACGATGAGTTTGCCCATGAGTGAGTCGTAGTAGGGCGGGATCTGCCCACCGGTGAGTACGCCGGTGTCGACGCGTACGCCGGGGCCGGTGGGGACGTCGAAACGCGTCACGGTCCCGGGCGACGGCGCGAAGCCGTTGGTCACGTCCTCGGCGTTGATGCGGAATTCGAAGGCGTGGCCGTTGATCGCTGGGTCGACCGAGTCACCGTCGACGAAGGAGAGGGGAAGCCCGTCGGCGATGCGGAACTGCTCGGCGATGATGTCCACGCCCGTGACGGCCTCGGTGACGGGGTGCTCGACCTGCACGCGCGTGTTGACCTCCAAAAACGACACGGTGCCGTCCTCGGAGACGATGTATTCGACGGTGCCGGCGGACTGGTAGTTGGCCTTGCGGATGATCTCGCGTGCGCCTTCTTCGATGGCGTTGCGTTGCTCGTCGGTCAGGAATGGCGCGGGGGCTTCTTCGATGAGTTTTTGGAAGCGGCGCTGGGTGGAGCAGTCGCGGGTGCCAAGTACGGCGACGTTGCCGTGGGCGTCGGCAAGCACTTGCGCTTCGACGTGGCGTGGGTGGGTGAGGAACTTTTCCACATAGCATTCGCCGCGGCCGAACGCTTCGCGTGCCTCACGTCCGGCGGATGCGAAGCCCTCTTCGATGTCGGCTTCGTCGAAGACAACTTTCAAGCCGCGACCGCCGCCGCCGAATGCAGCCTTGATGGCGATTGGCATGCCGTGTTCTTCGGCGAAGTCACGCGCTTGTTCCCAGGTTTCGAGCGGTTCGCCGGTGCCGGGTGCGAGTGGGGCGTTGGCTTCGACGGCGAGGGCGCGGGCGGAGAGTTTGTCGCCGAGCAGTTCGATGGCGTCGGGCGATGGGCCGATCCAGGTGAGGCCGGCTTGTTCGACGGTGCGGGCGAAGTCGGCGTTTTCGGAGAGGAATCCGTAGCCGGGGTGGAGGCAGTCGGCGCCGGCGCGGTGGGCGATTTCGATGAGTGCCGGGATGTTCATGTAAGTCTCGGCGGAGGTTTTGCCGGGTAGGAGGTAGGCCTCGTCGGCGACTTGGGTGTGGAGTGCCCCGGTGTCGGGTTCGGAGTAGACGGCGATGGAGCGGATGCCGAGGTCGCGTGCGGTGCGTGCGATGCGTACGGCGATTTCGCCGCGGTTGGCGATGAGTACTGCGTTTAGAGTCATTACAGGGTCCTAACTGGGGCGTAAGTGCGTTAGAGGGAAAAGCGTTCGAAGCGGAGTTTGGCGCCGGGTGGGAGTTGGGCGGCGATGTCGACGTCTTCGTTGATCACGGTTGCCATGACGGGGTATCCGCCGGTGACGGCGTGGTCGCGGAGGAACAGGACGGGTTGGCCAGAGGGTGGGATTTGGATGGAGCCTGCGACCATGCCTTCGCTGGGGAGTTCGCCTTCGCGTTCGCGTGTGAGGGGGACGTCGGATTCGAGTCGGAGGCCGACGCGGTTGGAGTCGGCGGTGACGGTGAATGTGGTGTTGAAGAAGCGTTCGACGGCGTCGTTGCTGAACCAGTCGTCGCGGGGGCCGAGGACGCAGCGTACGGTCCCGACGACGTCTGCTCCGTCGCGTTCGACACGCAGGGGGTTGGTGAGTAGTGAGTTGGCGGATTGTGGTTTGGCTAGGGACATGGCGATGGTGTCGCCGCTGTGGAGTGGTTTGGGTCCGAGGCCGGAGAGCATGTCGGTTGCGGCGGAGTTGAGTTCGGTGTCGGCGATGAGTCCGCCACGTACGGCGATGTAGGTGCGGAACCCGAGGCGCGCTTGCTTGACGACGACCTCCGCACCCGCCGGGACAATCGTCGGCGTTGCCAGCAGTACGGGCCTTCCGCCGACGGTGACGTCCGTGTCGGCACCGGTGACGCAGATGACGGTTTCGGTCAGTGCGGTCATGGTGAGCCCGCCGATGTTTTCGAGCAGGGTGGCGTTGCGTTTGTTGCCTACGGCTGCGTTGGCGGTGCGTGCGGAGGCGCGGTCGGCGGAGCCGGAGGTGGTCACGCCGAGGTTGCCGTTGCCTTGGCGGCCGAGGTCTTGGTAGAGGGTTTGGAGTCCGGCGTCGTCGAGTGTGAAGACGGGGCGGCGTGGTGGGGTGGCGAGGTGGTGGCGGGCGAGGGTGGTGTCGTCGTTAAGTGTGTCGACTGCTCTGTAGTGCACACGGTCGCCGGGGGCGACGAGGGCGGGCGGGGTGGCGGTTGAGTCCCACATTGGGGTGTTGGTGGTGCCGATGAGTTGCCAGCCGCCGGGGGAGGTGCGTGGGTAGACGGCGGAGAATTCTCCGGCCAGGGCTACGGCGCCTGCGGGCACGGCGGTGCGTGGGGTGTCGCGGCGTGGGATGCTCAGGGCGCGGGTGGCGTCTTCGGGCACGCAGTAGGTGAAGCCTGGGGCGAATCCGCCGAAGGCTGCGACCCAGGTGGTGGAGGTGTGCCAGTCGATGAGTTCGTGGGTAGCCATGCCAAGCGATTCGGCCAGCGGGGCGAGGTCTTCGCCGTTGTAGAGCACGTCGATGGCGATGTCGCGTGGTTCGGTGTGTTCTGCGGCTGCGGGACTGTAGGTCTGCAGCGTGTCGATTGCCTTGGTGGTCGCGGTGGGCGAGTCGAAGGTAAGCAGTACGGTGCGTGCGGCTGCAACGACGTCGGTTTGGTGGTCGAGCGGGCTTGCCGTGAGTGCGGCGTAGTAGTTCATCACCGTGGCCAGGTCGGGCAGATCGACGATGAGGCCGCGGGTGCCGACCCGTTTGATGCTGAGGGTCATAGGACGCTCGCGATCGTGATGTTTTCGTCGCGAAGCTTAGCGACGACACTGCGTGTCAGCTCGACCGAGCCTGGGGAGTCGCCGTGTACGCAGACGGATTCGGCCTGCACTTTGACTTCGGTGCCGTCGATGGCTGTGACGGAGCCGGTGGAGGCGACCTGGAGGACGCGTTCGGCGACGGCGGCTGGGTCGTGCAGGACGGCGTTGGGTTCGCGGCGCGATACCAGCGTGCCGTCGGGGTTGTAGCCGCGGTCGGCGAACGCTTCGCGGATGACGCGCATGCCGGCTTTTTCTGCGATGTCGACGGCAACACCGCCTGGCAGCAGCATGACGGCCAGGTCGGGGCTGAACGCTTTGATGCCGTCGATGACGGCTTTGGCATGGGCCTCGTGGTGGACGATGGTGTTGTACAGCGCGCCGTGTGGTTTGACGTAGCGCACGTGCATGCCGTGAACGCGGGCAAGCGCGTCGAGGGCGCCGATTTGGTAGAGGGTTTCGTCGGCGAGTTCGCCGGGCGTGTAGTCCATGAATCGGCGGCCGAAACCGACGGGGTCGTTGTATGCCACGTGTGCGCCGAGTGTGACGTTATGTGCTGCGGCGTCTTTGAGTGTTCCGGCTATGGAGTGGGGGTCTCCAGCGTGGAAGCCGGTCGCAACGTTTGCGCTGGAGACCATCTGCAGCATCGCCGCATCGTCTGCGACCGGGTTGCCCGCAGTCGTTTCACCGAGGTCGGCGTTGAGGTCGATATGCATGACCTCAGTTATACCGCTGTTCGAGTGTGACCCCGAACATAAGGGGGGTGCGGGGCTAGATGAGCTGCCCGCTGTTGATCTTCTCGATCATCTCGATGATTTCGGTGCTTAGCTCAATCAGTTGGTGCTGGAGGTAGTCGGATGCGCCCTGGCGATCGTCGGCACGCAGCAGCTCCACGATGTGCTCATTAATGCCGATGAAACGGCGGTTGAATGAGGGATCCTTCTCCAGAATCGGGAGGGTGGCCAGGCGGAGGAAGGCGTCGAGCTGGTCCATGGTGTCGCCGAGGGTCTTTGAACCCATCGAGGACAGTACGACGTGGTGGAATGCCTGGTTCACAGCGATGAACAGGTCGTCGTCCTGTTCCTCAATTGCGGTGCGGCCTTCGGCGTTGAGCTCCTCGAGGCGGTCGACGTCCAGGTCGGTGCCCCATAGCAGTGCAGCAGGTTCGATTGCTGCACGTGCGCGGAAGGTGTCGGTGATGAATTCCGCTGTTGGGGTCGCGAGGAACACACCGCGGTTGGGGATGCGCTCGACCAGGCCTTCAGCGGTCAACATTGCGAAGGCTTCGCGCAGCGTATTGCGAGATACCCCGAAGCGGTCAGCGAGGGCCACCTCGTTGAGCTTCTGTCCGGGGATAAACTCACCGCGCGAAATCGCTCTGCGAACTTCGGCGGAAACGTTATGTGCAAGCATGGCATCCGTTTAGGTCAGCGTTACCGGGACTTTTTGAGTGACCCGGTACGGTATTGAAAAGGTTTCGGGAGAAGTATAGCCCATAGATTGTTCAACAATGTCTTCCCTCGCGAGATAATTGTTGTGTCGTTTTTGTCTGTGAGTACGGTTATACCTATGAGCCAAGCTAAAAAGCCGCCGAAGTTGTCCCGTGATGCCTATGAGCAGGAGTTGCTGCGCCTCCAGGCTGAGTTGGTTGCGATGCAGCAGTGGGTCGTCGAAAACGGCGAGCGTGTTGTGATCATTATGGAGGGGCGTGACGCTGCGGGCAAGGGCTCCGCAATTAAGCGCATCACCCAGTACCTCAACCCGCGTCAGTGCCGTGTGGAGGCGCTGCCGAAGCCGACGGACCGCGAGGCGGGTCAGTGGTACTTCCAGCGCTATGTGGAGAAGCTGCCGACGGCAGGCGAGATCGTCATCTTTGACCGTTCCTGGTACAACCGTGCCGGCGTCGAGCGCGTGATGGGCTTTGCCACCTCTGAGGAGTACCGCCGCTTCCTGCACCAGGTGCCGATCTTTGAGCGCCTGCTGGTTGAGGACGGCATCATGCTGCGCAAGTACTGGTTCTCCGTTTCGGATGAGGAGCAGTACAAGCGTTTCCAGTCCCGTCGTGAGGATCCGTTGCGTCAGTGGAAGCTTTCGCCGATGGATCTGGAGTCCATTACGAAGTGGGAGGAGTACTCCCGCGCGAAGGACGAGATGTTTGTCCACACCGATATTCCGGCGGCGCCGTGGTACACGGTGGAGAGCGAGGACAAGAAGCGGTCTCGCATCAATGTCATTTCGCACTTGCTGTCGACGATTCCGTATGAGCATATTGAGCCTGACCTCCCAGAGATTCCCGAGCGTCCGGCGATCACGGACTATGAGCGTCCGCCTCGCGACGAGTTCCGCTACGTGCCCGATGTCGCCGCCAAGTTGGAGAAGCGCAAAGTGGGCAAGGGCAGTAAGAAGAAAAAGAGAAAGTAGTTACCGGGGCAGCCACTGCGCAAGGAGCGCCCGGACCGGGGTAAGGGTTGATGCGTAGGCGAGACCGCCAAGTACGGCGAGCACGCCCACGGCGATGCCCGCGATCGCCCCAGGGCTGAGAGCAGTCGCCCCGAATGTCACGTTGAGATCCACTTCAGAGTCTTTTAGCAACGTGCCCTTCGGGTAGTGCCTGAGGGACTTCTCCATGCCGGTATCCGACACCGTTGTCCGGTTGTGCTCTGTCACTCGTTTCGGCGGGGTGATCTCGCTGCCGAGTGTGAAGGTGACCAGCGGCTCGTCGTCCCCCTTGGCACCGACTGGCTTGTACGTCTTGTTCGCGACCCCGGCGAGGAGGTAATCGCCGTACAAAGTGGCGTTTTTTCCCTCCACCTTCAGCTTGAGGTCCGAGTATTTTACATCTACGGCCCAGCCGTCGTAGCCACCCGCATTCTTGTATCCCTGTACCTGCGCTGAGCCGTCGAGCGCGAATGTCCACGTCTTTCCGGTCCGCGTCGCGGAGGTGACCGGGAAGGAGAATTCAAGCGCTTCCTGGTTCCACGTCGCGCCCCCGCCTGTGAGCACGCGACCTTGACCTTTAATGACGGCCTGATTCAGAAAACCGGTGGAAATGGGCCACACAAATTCGCCGCCAACCTCGGCGGGCTCAGCAGAGGAGCTTTCGGCGGCGGCAGGAATTGCCAGCGCAGTGGCGAATATAAGCGCGGAGAACCCCGCCGCAGCGGCGTTTCGGGAGATGAGCATTGAGGCGAATCCTTTTCGAATCAAATGAGGGCCCCGCCGGACGACGGGGCTCTTGAGGTAGTGTTTAACGCACCAGTTGGGGCAGTTGTGGAGGCTTGATGCCGAGGATTGACGCGGCCCCCTGTATGAGGGCGCTGAGCGCGAACCCTAAACCGGTGAAAGCCATCGCCAGTGCGATTGCCCGCGTGGCTTGCGTAGCCGGCGAGCCGTCGTCTGTCGAGGAAATCTCCGTGAAAGTGTCTTCCTCCGCAGTTTGGCCTTCGGCGACGGCGGGGGAGCAAAGCAATAGCGCCACCGCCACCGCGGTGGACAATCGCGCCTTGCACATGGACGCTACTTGCCCATGAACTGGTTAATCAGCTTCTGGACCGAAGGCTGAGTCGCCGCAAAGCCCAGGCCGCCCAGCACTGCGATAACCGCCATGACAATGCCGACGATTGCGCCGGTGCTCGAGCCGTCCTCATCGGTCGGCTTCGGGTCAGTCGGCTTCGGGTCAGTCGGCTTCGGGTCAGTCGGCTTCGGGTCAGTCGGCTTCGGGTCAGTCGGCTTCGGGTCAGTCGGCTTCGGGTCGGTCGGCTTCGGCTCCTTCTTCGGGGCCTTGAATGCGAGGTTGACGGCGACTTTCGAGTCATCCAATGGCTTGCCGACTTCGTAGCTCGAGCCGAAGATGTCGACGCCGAACTCGGTCAGCTTGGTCGGGGTGAACGTCGCAGACAACTTGTTGTCCTTGCCGGGCTTCAGCGCATCTGTGACCTCGAACTCTGCGATCGGCTTGTCGTCTCCGGTGGCGGTGGTGGGCTCAGAGCCCGGCATTGCGCCCTTGCGCACGTAATCCGCCTGCAGGACGCCCTTCGTGCCGTTGACCACAATCTTGAAGTCGGACATCTTGATGTCCATAGCGCCGTGGTGGCCCTCGATCGAAATGGCGCCGTCGAGGTCAATGGTGCCGTTGCCGTTGGCATCGAGGGCGGAGTCGGCGGCATTGACCGGAAGTGCGAAGTCAGCAAGCTTGCCGTCGCGAAGCACCTTCTCCGCGCCTTCCGTGGTTGTGATGGTGCTGGCGACGAACGGGGATTGCACGTAGCGCAGGAACGATTCCTTGATGTTCCAGTGCGCATTTCCCGACTCGATGGTTGGCGCATCCGCGAAGGCAGCGGGGGTGGCGAATGCAGTCGAGATCATGGCCGTGGCGGTGATGGCCGCGAGGGTGGTGGTGCGGGACATTGATGAAGCCTTTCGGTGAGTTGGTGTGGTGGATGTAACATCGCACCGATGGGATAGGGTAGGCTAACCTTAGCAAGGTATCCCTAACTTCTTCAAGGGGTGGGGGGAGCTGGGGCTGGACACCAGAGTCCGGAGACGGGTTCACCCGCCTCGTCGGGGGCCACTAGGATCCGCCCACTGCTTCGCAACACGGTGATGGGCCAGTCGTAGACGGAGCTGAGAATCGCGTCGTTGTACACTTCGTCAACGGTGCCTGCCGCTGTAATCTCGCCCGCCTTAAGGCACACGACGCGGTCGCAATATCGCGCCGCGAGCTGTAGGTCGTGCAACACGACGATGACTGTCACACCGCGACGCGCAAGCGCGCGAACGGCTCCCATCGTTTGTTCTTGGAAGTGAACGTCCATGGCTGCCGTTGGTTCGTCGAGAAGCACGACCTGCGTTTGCTGCGTGAGCACCCGCGCGAAGGCTGCGCGGGCTCGCTCTCCGCCGGACAGCGTCACAATCTCGCGGTCCTGTAGGTGGGTGATCCCCGTCGCGTCGAGCGCCGCATCCACGATCGCCGCATCGTCCGGCCCACGGCCCCAGGGGTGGCGGCCCATTTCGACGACATCGCGCACGAGGAAGGAAAACGCCACGCTGACGTCTTGGAGCATGACAGCGCGCGTGCGCGCGAGTTCGGAGGCTGTGCTTTCCGACGCATCCTTGCCCGCCACTTCGACCACTCCGTGCGCGAGCTGAATGTCACCCGCCAAGGCCGACAGCAGGGTCGACTTTCCGGCTCCGTTGGGTCCGATAAGCCCGGTGACCTGGCCGGCGGTTGCGTGCAGGTCGACTTGGTTAAGAATAGTGCGGTTTTGCTTCTGCACAGTGACGCCACGTGCGGTAACACTCATATCTGGTGGTTCTTTCGTATCATTTGCCGCAACAGCAAGAAGAATGTTGGCCCACCGATCAGCGCGGTAAATATGCCAATCGGTAGGTCTGCAAAGGGGATGATTGTGCGGGCGAGAATGTCGCCGGCACCGATCAAAAGTGCCCCACCGAGAGCTGAAGCGGGGAGCAGCACCTTATTGGAAGGGCCTACCGCAGTGCGCACGATGTGCGGCACCACAAGACCCACAAACCCGATCAGTCCCGCAAACGAGACAGCGGCAGCGGTGAGCAGCGTCGACAGCACGATCGCCGCCATTCGCAGGCGTGTGACATTGAGCCCGACGTGGTAGGCGGCCTGGTCGCCGAGTGCGAGAAGGTCGAACTTGCTGCCTAACAGCATCGCCAGCGTCAGTGACACGATGACCACGCCTGTCACTGCGCCCGTTTGCGCCCAGTTCGCGCCCGAGAGAGTGCCCATCTGCCAAAAGATGATTTGCTCTCGCGCGGTCGTGGGGGCCATAAAAGTGAGCACTGAAATAATGGCACCGCAGATAGCGTTGGCCGCGATACCCACCAAGATCAGGTTGAGCACGCGAACCTTGCCGCCGACTCGTGAGAGGAAGTACACCACCGCGGTTGCAAGGGTCCCAGATATAAAGGCAAGGACGGGCACCGTCATCGTGCCGAAAGTGGTGAGCCCGAAGACGAGCGCGACGGCGGCCCCGACGCCCGCGCCGGTGCTCACGCCGATCACGCTCGGCTC includes the following:
- a CDS encoding acetyl/propionyl/methylcrotonyl-CoA carboxylase subunit alpha → MTLNAVLIANRGEIAVRIARTARDLGIRSIAVYSEPDTGALHTQVADEAYLLPGKTSAETYMNIPALIEIAHRAGADCLHPGYGFLSENADFARTVEQAGLTWIGPSPDAIELLGDKLSARALAVEANAPLAPGTGEPLETWEQARDFAEEHGMPIAIKAAFGGGGRGLKVVFDEADIEEGFASAGREAREAFGRGECYVEKFLTHPRHVEAQVLADAHGNVAVLGTRDCSTQRRFQKLIEEAPAPFLTDEQRNAIEEGAREIIRKANYQSAGTVEYIVSEDGTVSFLEVNTRVQVEHPVTEAVTGVDIIAEQFRIADGLPLSFVDGDSVDPAINGHAFEFRINAEDVTNGFAPSPGTVTRFDVPTGPGVRVDTGVLTGGQIPPYYDSLMGKLIVWGPNRDTALRRAEQSLSEFTIEGVRTVIPFHRDMVVAPELTGDTLDVYTDWVDHNYSPSQRHNNVDIEHIYDERRNVVVEIDGKLHTIGFPVALLGTGGGNAAPAEASTPASDAAGAVTTKYEATIVEWLVADGDVVAKGDPIATIEAMKMESQIKATRDGQISLAAQQGERVKANATIATIS
- a CDS encoding carboxyltransferase domain-containing protein, translated to MTLSIKRVGTRGLIVDLPDLATVMNYYAALTASPLDHQTDVVAAARTVLLTFDSPTATTKAIDTLQTYSPAAAEHTEPRDIAIDVLYNGEDLAPLAESLGMATHELIDWHTSTTWVAAFGGFAPGFTYCVPEDATRALSIPRRDTPRTAVPAGAVALAGEFSAVYPRTSPGGWQLIGTTNTPMWDSTATPPALVAPGDRVHYRAVDTLNDDTTLARHHLATPPRRPVFTLDDAGLQTLYQDLGRQGNGNLGVTTSGSADRASARTANAAVGNKRNATLLENIGGLTMTALTETVICVTGADTDVTVGGRPVLLATPTIVPAGAEVVVKQARLGFRTYIAVRGGLIADTELNSAATDMLSGLGPKPLHSGDTIAMSLAKPQSANSLLTNPLRVERDGADVVGTVRCVLGPRDDWFSNDAVERFFNTTFTVTADSNRVGLRLESDVPLTREREGELPSEGMVAGSIQIPPSGQPVLFLRDHAVTGGYPVMATVINEDVDIAAQLPPGAKLRFERFSL
- a CDS encoding LamB/YcsF family protein; the protein is MHIDLNADLGETTAGNPVADDAAMLQMVSSANVATGFHAGDPHSIAGTLKDAAAHNVTLGAHVAYNDPVGFGRRFMDYTPGELADETLYQIGALDALARVHGMHVRYVKPHGALYNTIVHHEAHAKAVIDGIKAFSPDLAVMLLPGGVAVDIAEKAGMRVIREAFADRGYNPDGTLVSRREPNAVLHDPAAVAERVLQVASTGSVTAIDGTEVKVQAESVCVHGDSPGSVELTRSVVAKLRDENITIASVL
- a CDS encoding GntR family transcriptional regulator, whose translation is MLAHNVSAEVRRAISRGEFIPGQKLNEVALADRFGVSRNTLREAFAMLTAEGLVERIPNRGVFLATPTAEFITDTFRARAAIEPAALLWGTDLDVDRLEELNAEGRTAIEEQDDDLFIAVNQAFHHVVLSSMGSKTLGDTMDQLDAFLRLATLPILEKDPSFNRRFIGINEHIVELLRADDRQGASDYLQHQLIELSTEIIEMIEKINSGQLI
- the ppk2 gene encoding polyphosphate kinase 2, which codes for MSQAKKPPKLSRDAYEQELLRLQAELVAMQQWVVENGERVVIIMEGRDAAGKGSAIKRITQYLNPRQCRVEALPKPTDREAGQWYFQRYVEKLPTAGEIVIFDRSWYNRAGVERVMGFATSEEYRRFLHQVPIFERLLVEDGIMLRKYWFSVSDEEQYKRFQSRREDPLRQWKLSPMDLESITKWEEYSRAKDEMFVHTDIPAAPWYTVESEDKKRSRINVISHLLSTIPYEHIEPDLPEIPERPAITDYERPPRDEFRYVPDVAAKLEKRKVGKGSKKKKRK
- a CDS encoding HtaA domain-containing protein, producing the protein MLISRNAAAAGFSALIFATALAIPAAAESSSAEPAEVGGEFVWPISTGFLNQAVIKGQGRVLTGGGATWNQEALEFSFPVTSATRTGKTWTFALDGSAQVQGYKNAGGYDGWAVDVKYSDLKLKVEGKNATLYGDYLLAGVANKTYKPVGAKGDDEPLVTFTLGSEITPPKRVTEHNRTTVSDTGMEKSLRHYPKGTLLKDSEVDLNVTFGATALSPGAIAGIAVGVLAVLGGLAYASTLTPVRALLAQWLPR
- a CDS encoding HtaA domain-containing protein gives rise to the protein MSRTTTLAAITATAMISTAFATPAAFADAPTIESGNAHWNIKESFLRYVQSPFVASTITTTEGAEKVLRDGKLADFALPVNAADSALDANGNGTIDLDGAISIEGHHGAMDIKMSDFKIVVNGTKGVLQADYVRKGAMPGSEPTTATGDDKPIAEFEVTDALKPGKDNKLSATFTPTKLTEFGVDIFGSSYEVGKPLDDSKVAVNLAFKAPKKEPKPTDPKPTDPKPTDPKPTDPKPTDPKPTDPKPTDPKPTDEDGSSTGAIVGIVMAVIAVLGGLGFAATQPSVQKLINQFMGK
- a CDS encoding heme ABC transporter ATP-binding protein, whose protein sequence is MSVTARGVTVQKQNRTILNQVDLHATAGQVTGLIGPNGAGKSTLLSALAGDIQLAHGVVEVAGKDASESTASELARTRAVMLQDVSVAFSFLVRDVVEMGRHPWGRGPDDAAIVDAALDATGITHLQDREIVTLSGGERARAAFARVLTQQTQVVLLDEPTAAMDVHFQEQTMGAVRALARRGVTVIVVLHDLQLAARYCDRVVCLKAGEITAAGTVDEVYNDAILSSVYDWPITVLRSSGRILVAPDEAGEPVSGLWCPAPAPPTP
- a CDS encoding FecCD family ABC transporter permease: MTSSAEVFHARRRSRVALFTTVSVLLVATAIGSIMVGQFELSVRELWPILQAGPLSATSLEASVIWQIRLPRLVLGLFVGAALGVSGALMQAVFANPLAEPSVIGVSTGAGVGAAVALVFGLTTFGTMTVPVLAFISGTLATAVVYFLSRVGGKVRVLNLILVGIAANAICGAIISVLTFMAPTTAREQIIFWQMGTLSGANWAQTGAVTGVVIVSLTLAMLLGSKFDLLALGDQAAYHVGLNVTRLRMAAIVLSTLLTAAAVSFAGLIGFVGLVVPHIVRTAVGPSNKVLLPASALGGALLIGAGDILARTIIPFADLPIGIFTALIGGPTFFLLLRQMIRKNHQI